A region of Rhodamnia argentea isolate NSW1041297 chromosome 9, ASM2092103v1, whole genome shotgun sequence DNA encodes the following proteins:
- the LOC115726028 gene encoding bifunctional bis(5'-adenosyl)-triphosphatase/adenylylsulfatase FHIT isoform X1: MKPARSLLLSSGSRLLLLPSRRSTGLRGFTTFKSKMASEPFTFGPYKIDPAEVFYTTSLSFAMVNLRPVIPGHVLICPRREVKRFVDLSADETLDIWLAAKKVGGQLEHYHNASSLTFTIQDGPQAGQTVPHVHIHILPRKAGDFKENDEVYDAIDEKEKELKQKLDLDKERKDRSFEEMAREAEEYRKLFL; the protein is encoded by the exons ATGAAGCCGGCCCGCTCTCTGCTGCTCTCTTCCGGTTCCAGGTTGCTGCTCCTCCCCAGTCGTCGATCGACGGGGCTCCGAGGATTCACCACGTTCAAGTCGAAG ATGGCATCGGAGCCTTTCACTTTTGGACCTTACAAGATCGACCCGGCGGAAGTGTTTTACACCACCTCTCTGTCCTTTGCCATGGTCAATTTGCGTCCTGTTATTcccggt CATGTGCTCATCTGCCCGAGGCGTGAAGTAAAGCGCTTTGTTGATCTTAGTGCTGATGAGACTCTTGATATATGGCTTGCTGCAAAGAAAGTTGGTGGTCAGTTGGAACACTATCACAATGCATCATCTCTGACTTTTACAATTCAA GATGGGCCACAAGCTGGACAGACTGTGCCACATGTCCACATTCATATTCTCCCTCGCAAGGCTGGTGATTTTAAGGAGAATGATGAGGTCTATGATGCT ATAgatgagaaggagaaggaacTGAAGCAAAAGCTCgacttagataaggaaaggaaagaTCGGAGCTTTGAGGAGATGGCCCGGGAAGCAGAGGAATACAGAAAGCTTTTCCTCTGA
- the LOC115726025 gene encoding E3 ubiquitin-protein ligase RSL1, whose translation MDERAVSCDGSSLKMAREVKLEEDEEEFRSCCEDDEVWRETEEESGKEEPKYLLGEFSVKLFFKGISINEVGEYAVGLSGVGVFMERLADLPIIQVQKKLDFFVEESVADYLALMDGLVEALQNNIRHVYAFTDSKMLYDQIVNEDKLEIPLLVALRQRILEHAVNFDTFVLEVVSGNEMDRACRLAQVAIGIVSYPVGGEKSLDNCSICCEDKPSPMMITMKCSHKFCSQCMRTYVDGKVQASQVPIRCPQLKCKYYVSPAECKFFLPLASYESLERVLGEANIHSDKIYCPFPNCSVLLDPQECLSARASSSSQSENSCIDCPACQRFICLDCGVPWHSSLTCEEYQDLPAEERDAADITLHRLAANKRWRRCQQCRRMIELAQGCYHMTCWCGHEFCYSCGAEYREGQQTCQCAFWDEDNSEDLVSHSAQESEQWAWETFNSLPMIMDAYSDQERSQLALIQRFLAGGFSLSDHHPYQSPPRCTDSYVDAIKDLHQLPWLERFVSVISDDYYEDYMQ comes from the exons ATGGATGAACGAGCTGTTTCTTGCGATGGCTCTTCCCTGAAAATGGCTAGGGAAGTTAAGCTAGAGGAAGATGAGGAAGAATTTCGCAGTTGTTGTGAAGATGATGAAGTTTGGAGGGAGACTGAGGAGGAATCAGGTAAGGAGGAGCCTAAGTATCTTCTAGGTGAATTCTCAGTGAAATTGTTCTTCAAGGGCATTTCAATCAACGAGGTCGGGGAATATGCTGTCGGGCTTTCCGGAGTTGGGGTGTTTATGGAACGGTTAGCTGATCTTCCTATTATCCAGGTGCAGAAAAAGTTGGATTTCTTTGTGGAGGAATCTGTGGCCGATTATTTAGCTCTGATGGATGGTCTAGTGGAGGCTTTACAAAACAACATCCGTCATGTTTATGCCTTTACTGATTCAAAGATGTTATATGATCAG ATAGTGAATGAAGATAAGCTTGAGATTCCACTTCTTGTTGCATTGAGGCAGAGAATACTGGAACATGCAGTTAATTTTGATACCTTTGTTTTGGAAGTTGTGTCCGGTAATGAGATGGATAGGGCATGTCGACTGGCACAAGTGGCTATTGGGATTGTTTCATATCCTGTCGGCGGAGAGAAGTCTCTTGACAACTGTTCTATATGTTGTGAGGATAAACCATCACCCATGATGATCACCATGAAATGTTCACACAAGTTCTGTTCCCAATGTATGAGAACTTATGTTGATGGAAAAGTACAAGCTTCTCAAGTTCCTATCAGATGTCCCCAgttgaaatgcaaatactatgTATCCCCTGCAGAGTGCAAGTTTTTCCTTCCACTTGCTTCATATGAATCTCTTGAAAGAGTCCTCGGAGAAGCAAATATTCACTCTGATAAAATCTATTGCCCCTTTCCGAATTGTTCTGTCCTGCTTGATCCTCAGGAATGCTTGTCAGCCAGGGCAAGTTCCTCAAGTCAGTCAGAAAATAGCTGCATTGATTGTCCAGCTTGTCAGAGGTTTATTTGTTTGGATTGTGGTGTGCCCTGGCACTCTTCATTGACCTGTGAAGAGTACCAAGATCTTCCAGCAGAGGAAAGAGATGCTGCAGACATCACTTTGCATCGTCTAGCAGCAAACAAGAGATGGAGGCGTTGTCAGCAGTGTCGTAGAATGATTGAACTTGCTCAGGGCTGCTACCATATGACATGCTG GTGCGGCCATGAATTCTGTTATTCTTGTGGTGCTGAATATCGAGAAGGCCAACAGACTTGTCAATGTGCATTCTGGGACGAAGACAATTCTGAGGATTTAGTTTCACATTCAGCTCAGGAATCAGAACAATGGGCGTGGGAAACTTTCAATTCACTCCCCATGATAATGGATGCATACTCGGACCAAGAGAGATCACAGCTGGCCCTCATTCAAAGGTTTCTTGCTGGTGGCTTCAGTCTCAGTGATCACCATCCATATCAATCCCCTCCTCGCTGTACAGACTCATACGTGGATGCTATTAAAGATTTGCATCAGCTTCCTTGGCTGGAGAGGTTTGTCTCCGTGATTAGTGATGATTACTATGAAGATTATATGCAATAA
- the LOC115726028 gene encoding bifunctional bis(5'-adenosyl)-triphosphatase/adenylylsulfatase FHIT isoform X2 yields the protein MASEPFTFGPYKIDPAEVFYTTSLSFAMVNLRPVIPGHVLICPRREVKRFVDLSADETLDIWLAAKKVGGQLEHYHNASSLTFTIQDGPQAGQTVPHVHIHILPRKAGDFKENDEVYDAIDEKEKELKQKLDLDKERKDRSFEEMAREAEEYRKLFL from the exons ATGGCATCGGAGCCTTTCACTTTTGGACCTTACAAGATCGACCCGGCGGAAGTGTTTTACACCACCTCTCTGTCCTTTGCCATGGTCAATTTGCGTCCTGTTATTcccggt CATGTGCTCATCTGCCCGAGGCGTGAAGTAAAGCGCTTTGTTGATCTTAGTGCTGATGAGACTCTTGATATATGGCTTGCTGCAAAGAAAGTTGGTGGTCAGTTGGAACACTATCACAATGCATCATCTCTGACTTTTACAATTCAA GATGGGCCACAAGCTGGACAGACTGTGCCACATGTCCACATTCATATTCTCCCTCGCAAGGCTGGTGATTTTAAGGAGAATGATGAGGTCTATGATGCT ATAgatgagaaggagaaggaacTGAAGCAAAAGCTCgacttagataaggaaaggaaagaTCGGAGCTTTGAGGAGATGGCCCGGGAAGCAGAGGAATACAGAAAGCTTTTCCTCTGA